The proteins below come from a single Rhizobium sp. BT04 genomic window:
- a CDS encoding sensor histidine kinase: MKIVALFFPKASIGTYLVAMAVAIALPIFAFVTLLLLQLEDNQRSTLRRETAQDALALSRIIDRQLQDMATTLRLLSSSPELENGNLAAFHQRTETALRDNTLYVIAVDRSGQQLLNTRRAFGTPLGEIANTAALQSAMTSGRIEASDVFRGRTSGDWVYNVTLPRKNDPVAALIITQDAKDLGKLVTTEGLAPGWSAAVIDQSGHVVAATGPANLEPGTPFDPRILPAFTASRGVFQDETILPHMLLGYARIPGWSWKTVIWGPIAQASILSTWRFLIIGGVALVLVAVLGAYAVARQVRTTIRDIAEMANRMGEGHIVSPVETSVIEANQVAIALSNASFDRSQTEDRLRFVMHELVHRTKNLLTLAQAMMRQLAKQADSVETFQAAVADRLDGLVRSIELLTSEQWGGVSLRRVVDIHLQAFPQSREQIDITGDDFVLKPDAVQNLGLALHELATNSVKYGALSVPQGRVRFEWHDVKEEDKPDALLRFTWEERGGPPVVEPSRSGFGTTVIKAHAASAFRGTVQVDFLPEGLRWVLTAQRAMLERD, encoded by the coding sequence ATGAAGATTGTCGCGCTGTTCTTTCCCAAAGCCTCGATCGGCACCTATCTTGTCGCCATGGCGGTGGCGATCGCCCTGCCGATCTTCGCCTTTGTGACGCTGCTTCTGCTGCAGCTGGAAGACAACCAGCGTTCGACGCTGCGGCGCGAGACGGCCCAGGATGCGCTTGCTCTTTCGCGCATCATCGACCGCCAGCTTCAGGATATGGCAACGACGCTGCGGCTGCTTTCGAGCTCGCCGGAGCTTGAAAACGGCAATCTCGCCGCCTTCCATCAGCGCACCGAAACGGCTCTCAGAGACAATACGCTCTATGTCATCGCCGTCGACCGCAGCGGCCAGCAGTTGCTGAACACGCGCCGAGCGTTCGGCACGCCGCTTGGCGAGATAGCCAACACTGCCGCCCTCCAGTCGGCCATGACCTCCGGTCGCATCGAAGCATCAGACGTCTTTCGCGGCCGCACCAGCGGCGACTGGGTCTATAACGTCACCCTGCCGCGGAAAAATGATCCCGTCGCAGCCCTCATCATCACCCAGGACGCCAAGGATCTGGGCAAGCTCGTGACGACAGAGGGGCTTGCCCCCGGCTGGTCGGCCGCCGTCATCGATCAGAGCGGCCACGTCGTCGCCGCCACCGGCCCCGCCAATCTCGAACCCGGCACGCCCTTCGATCCGCGCATCCTGCCGGCCTTCACTGCTTCCCGCGGCGTCTTCCAGGACGAGACGATCCTGCCGCATATGCTGCTCGGTTATGCCCGGATTCCCGGCTGGTCGTGGAAGACGGTGATCTGGGGACCGATCGCCCAGGCATCGATCCTCAGCACCTGGCGTTTCCTCATCATCGGCGGCGTGGCCCTTGTGCTCGTCGCCGTGCTGGGCGCCTACGCCGTCGCACGGCAGGTGCGCACCACCATCCGCGATATCGCCGAAATGGCGAACCGCATGGGCGAAGGCCATATCGTCTCGCCGGTCGAGACCAGCGTCATCGAGGCGAACCAGGTGGCGATCGCCCTTTCGAATGCCTCTTTCGATCGCAGCCAGACCGAGGACCGGCTGCGCTTCGTCATGCATGAGCTCGTCCACCGCACCAAGAACCTTCTGACACTTGCCCAGGCAATGATGCGCCAGCTCGCCAAGCAGGCCGACAGCGTCGAGACCTTCCAGGCCGCCGTCGCCGATCGCCTCGACGGGCTGGTCCGTTCGATCGAGCTCCTGACCAGCGAGCAATGGGGAGGGGTGTCGCTGCGACGGGTCGTCGACATCCATCTGCAGGCCTTCCCCCAATCGCGCGAACAGATCGACATCACAGGCGACGATTTCGTGCTGAAGCCGGATGCGGTGCAGAATCTCGGCCTCGCCTTGCATGAACTCGCCACCAATTCGGTGAAATATGGTGCACTCTCGGTGCCGCAGGGCCGTGTCCGCTTCGAATGGCATGACGTCAAAGAGGAGGACAAACCGGATGCCTTGCTCCGATTCACCTGGGAAGAGCGCGGCGGCCCGCCTGTTGTCGAGCCATCGCGCTCGGGCTTCGGCACTACCGTTATCAAGGCTCATGCCGCCTCGGCTTTCCGCGGTACGGTGCAGGTCGATTTCCTGCCCGAAGGCCTGCGCTGGGTGCTGACGGCGCAGCGCGCCATGCTGGAACGGGATTAG
- a CDS encoding DUF992 domain-containing protein has product MFKQTMIAAAALAAAAWAGPAGAESYVTLGRLVCGSDGGQGLIVASQKNLLCTYTPASGGAKAVYAGKIEKFGIDIGQTGKSVMIWQVLAKTGTDVPQFALAGEYYGIGADVSVGAGAGAKVIAGGTNKAFMLQPLNVQAQEGLNLAIGVEKMTLVPGEI; this is encoded by the coding sequence ATGTTCAAGCAAACCATGATCGCAGCCGCGGCACTGGCGGCCGCTGCCTGGGCAGGCCCGGCGGGCGCGGAAAGCTATGTCACGCTTGGCCGTCTGGTCTGCGGATCGGATGGCGGCCAGGGCCTGATCGTCGCCTCGCAGAAGAACCTCCTCTGCACCTATACGCCGGCGTCCGGCGGCGCCAAGGCGGTCTATGCCGGCAAGATCGAGAAATTCGGCATTGATATCGGCCAGACCGGCAAAAGCGTGATGATCTGGCAGGTGCTGGCCAAGACCGGCACGGATGTCCCGCAATTCGCCCTTGCCGGCGAATATTACGGCATCGGCGCCGATGTGAGCGTGGGCGCAGGCGCCGGCGCCAAAGTGATCGCCGGCGGCACCAACAAGGCCTTCATGCTGCAGCCATTGAATGTCCAAGCCCAGGAAGGGCTGAACCTGGCGATCGGCGTCGAGAAGATGACCCTCGTGCCGGGCGAGATATGA
- a CDS encoding NAD(P)(+) transhydrogenase (Re/Si-specific) subunit beta: MTNIAAFLYLVSGVLFILALRGLSHPATSRKGNLYGMIGMGIAILTTLVLATPNFGGFVLIVLGLAIGGSVGAYVARTIPMTSMPQLVAGFHSLVGLAAVLVAASALYTPASFGIGEIGQIHTEARIEMALGVAIGALTFTGSIIAFLKLDGRMSGKPILLPYRHVINASLLVLIVLFIIGLAVTESHFDFWAVVALSLALGVLLIVPIGGADMPVVVSMLNSYSGWAAAGIGFTLGNLALIITGALVGSSGAILSYIMCKGMNRSFISVILGGFGGETASGGPDTSDKTVKLGSAEDAAYLMANASKVIIVPGYGMAVAQAQHALRELADNLKKNGVEVKYAIHPVAGRMPGHMNVLLAEANVPYDEVFELEDINSEFAQADVAYVIGANDVTNPAARDDKTSPIYGMPILDVDRAKTCLFVKRSLGSGYAGIDNTLFYKDGTMMLLGDAKKMTEDINKAIAH, translated from the coding sequence ATGACCAATATCGCAGCCTTCCTCTACCTCGTTTCCGGCGTTCTCTTCATCCTGGCGCTGCGCGGCCTCTCCCATCCGGCCACCAGCCGCAAGGGCAATCTCTATGGCATGATCGGTATGGGGATCGCCATCCTGACCACGCTCGTGCTGGCCACACCGAACTTCGGCGGCTTCGTGCTGATCGTCCTTGGCCTTGCCATCGGCGGCAGCGTGGGCGCCTATGTCGCTCGCACCATCCCAATGACTTCGATGCCGCAGCTGGTCGCCGGTTTCCATTCGCTGGTCGGCCTCGCCGCCGTGCTGGTCGCGGCCTCGGCGCTCTATACGCCCGCCTCGTTCGGCATCGGCGAGATCGGTCAGATCCACACCGAGGCGCGCATCGAGATGGCGCTTGGCGTGGCGATCGGAGCGCTGACCTTCACCGGCTCGATCATCGCCTTCCTGAAGCTGGACGGACGCATGTCCGGCAAGCCGATCCTGCTGCCCTACCGGCATGTGATCAATGCCAGCCTGCTGGTGCTGATCGTGCTCTTCATCATCGGACTTGCCGTCACCGAAAGCCATTTCGACTTCTGGGCTGTCGTGGCGCTGTCGCTGGCACTCGGCGTCCTGCTGATCGTGCCGATCGGCGGCGCCGATATGCCGGTCGTCGTCTCGATGCTCAATTCCTATTCCGGCTGGGCCGCGGCCGGCATCGGCTTTACGCTCGGCAATCTGGCGCTGATCATCACCGGCGCGCTCGTCGGTTCCTCCGGCGCGATCCTGTCCTACATCATGTGCAAGGGCATGAACCGCTCCTTCATCTCGGTTATCCTCGGCGGTTTCGGCGGCGAGACGGCGTCCGGTGGGCCCGATACCTCTGATAAGACGGTCAAGCTCGGCTCCGCCGAGGATGCGGCCTATCTGATGGCGAATGCATCCAAGGTCATCATCGTGCCCGGATACGGCATGGCGGTCGCCCAGGCGCAGCATGCGCTGCGCGAACTCGCCGACAATCTGAAGAAGAACGGCGTCGAGGTGAAATATGCGATCCACCCGGTCGCCGGCCGCATGCCCGGCCATATGAACGTGCTGCTTGCCGAAGCGAATGTTCCCTATGACGAGGTCTTCGAGCTCGAGGACATCAATTCGGAATTCGCCCAGGCCGACGTCGCCTATGTCATCGGCGCCAATGATGTCACCAATCCGGCCGCCCGCGACGACAAGACCTCGCCGATCTACGGCATGCCGATTCTCGACGTCGACCGGGCAAAGACCTGCCTCTTCGTCAAACGCTCGCTCGGCTCGGGTTATGCCGGCATCGACAATACGCTGTTCTACAAGGACGGCACGATGATGCTGCTCGGCGACGCCAAGAAAATGACCGAGGATATCAACAAGGCCATCGCGCATTGA
- a CDS encoding proton-translocating transhydrogenase family protein: MASEAMDRALEQLDQAVTAVITAAAQAPEAASAATGGAIDPFVFQLAIFVLSIFVGYYVVWSVTPALHTPLMAVTNAISSVIVVGALLAVGISTSGLATGFGFVALVLVSVNIFGGFLVTQRMLSMYRKKDR, from the coding sequence ATGGCCAGTGAAGCAATGGACAGAGCGCTGGAGCAGCTCGACCAGGCAGTGACCGCCGTCATCACGGCGGCGGCCCAGGCACCGGAAGCGGCAAGTGCTGCGACCGGCGGGGCGATCGATCCGTTCGTCTTTCAGCTGGCGATCTTCGTCTTGTCGATTTTCGTCGGCTATTACGTCGTGTGGTCGGTAACGCCGGCACTGCATACTCCGCTGATGGCCGTCACCAACGCGATCTCCTCCGTCATCGTCGTCGGCGCGCTGCTGGCGGTCGGCATCTCTACAAGCGGGCTTGCGACCGGCTTCGGTTTCGTCGCCCTCGTGCTCGTCTCGGTGAACATCTTCGGCGGCTTCCTGGTGACGCAGCGGATGCTTTCGATGTACCGCAAGAAGGACAGGTAA
- a CDS encoding Re/Si-specific NAD(P)(+) transhydrogenase subunit alpha, whose protein sequence is MGNIVFVAREIAGEETRVAASAETVKKMKSFGFDVVVEAGAGAASRIPDGEFEAAGARIGSFADAASADVVLKVRRPSPSEIAGYKSGAVVIAIMDPYGNDEAIAALASAGLSAFAMELMPRITRAQSMDVLSSQANLAGYQAVIEAAGVYDRAMPMMMTAAGTVPAAKVFVMGAGVAGLQAIATARRLGAAVSATDVRPAAKEQVASLGAKFIAVEDEEFKAAETAGGYAKEMSADYQAKQAALVAEHIAKQDIVITTALIPGRAAPRLVSRAMLAAMKPGAVAVDLAVERGGNIEGVVAGEIADVEGVRVIGFANMPGRVAASASALYAKNLVTFLETMVNKETKTVVANLDDELVKATMLTYAGDVVHPAFGGARKGDM, encoded by the coding sequence TTGGGCAATATCGTTTTCGTTGCAAGGGAAATTGCGGGCGAGGAGACGCGTGTTGCGGCCTCCGCCGAGACCGTGAAGAAAATGAAGAGTTTCGGCTTCGACGTCGTCGTCGAAGCCGGCGCCGGTGCGGCTTCGCGCATTCCGGACGGAGAGTTCGAGGCCGCGGGCGCCAGGATCGGCAGCTTTGCCGATGCCGCCTCCGCCGATGTGGTGCTGAAGGTGCGCCGTCCGAGCCCGTCGGAAATCGCCGGTTACAAGAGCGGCGCTGTCGTCATCGCCATCATGGATCCCTACGGCAATGACGAAGCGATCGCGGCTCTAGCAAGTGCCGGGCTTTCGGCTTTCGCGATGGAACTGATGCCGCGCATCACCCGTGCCCAGTCCATGGACGTGCTTTCCTCACAGGCCAATCTCGCTGGCTACCAGGCCGTCATCGAGGCGGCTGGTGTCTATGACCGCGCCATGCCGATGATGATGACGGCAGCCGGCACCGTGCCGGCCGCCAAGGTTTTCGTCATGGGGGCGGGCGTTGCCGGCCTCCAGGCGATCGCGACGGCCCGTCGCCTGGGTGCCGCGGTCTCGGCCACCGACGTTCGCCCGGCCGCCAAGGAACAGGTCGCCTCGCTCGGCGCCAAGTTCATTGCCGTCGAGGACGAGGAGTTCAAGGCGGCGGAAACGGCCGGCGGCTATGCCAAGGAAATGTCGGCCGACTACCAGGCGAAGCAGGCGGCTCTGGTTGCCGAACATATCGCCAAGCAGGATATCGTCATCACCACCGCGCTTATCCCCGGCCGTGCGGCGCCGCGGCTCGTTTCGCGCGCCATGCTTGCCGCGATGAAGCCGGGGGCGGTCGCCGTCGATCTCGCGGTCGAACGCGGCGGCAATATCGAGGGTGTCGTTGCCGGCGAGATCGCCGATGTCGAGGGTGTCAGGGTAATCGGTTTCGCCAACATGCCGGGCCGGGTCGCGGCCAGCGCCTCGGCGCTCTACGCCAAGAACCTCGTCACCTTCCTGGAGACCATGGTCAACAAGGAAACCAAGACGGTCGTCGCCAATCTCGACGACGAACTCGTCAAGGCGACGATGCTGACCTATGCCGGCGACGTAGTTCATCCCGCCTTCGGCGGCGCGAGGAAGGGAGACATGTGA
- a CDS encoding aa3-type cytochrome c oxidase subunit IV, with amino-acid sequence MAEHHTGPVETGAPMDYKEHEKTYDMFIAGAKYGSMLLIVLLLAMTAGFFGGAGLLGGLFVFIILLAIGIFLFR; translated from the coding sequence ATGGCCGAACATCATACCGGACCGGTCGAGACCGGCGCGCCGATGGATTACAAGGAACATGAAAAGACCTACGACATGTTCATCGCCGGCGCGAAATACGGCTCGATGCTTCTCATCGTCCTCCTGCTGGCGATGACCGCCGGTTTCTTCGGCGGCGCCGGCCTTCTCGGCGGCCTCTTCGTCTTCATCATTCTTCTTGCCATCGGCATCTTCCTGTTCCGCTGA